The following nucleotide sequence is from Azoarcus sp. CIB.
CCGCATCGAAAAGCTGGCCGAGCGCCTGCTGCAGGTCGAACCAGGTCTTGGGCGGCGCATCGGGGTTGAGCCCCGCGCGCTGGAACTCCTTGCGGTTGATGTACATCACCGGTGTCGACAGCCCCACGGGAAGCGCCAGCAGCTGCCCCTTGGCATCCGTCAGGGCGCGATCCATCATTGCCGGCGGCTTGAGCGTCTGCAGCGGCACGCCCGCTTCGCGCATCACCCCGGAGAGGGCCTTGTAACGCGGCTTGCCGGCGCCGAGGAACTGCTCTTCGGCGCTCCCCTCCAGGATCGCCATGTGCGGCGCGTCCGTGTCGCTCCACGTCGCAGCCTGGACGACGAGGCGATAGTCCTTGCTGCCCTCGTTGAAGCGTGCGGCGAGCTTCTGCAATGCCTCTTCGCGCTCGGGGCCGAGTTGATGCACGAGACGGATCTCCGTCGGCCCCACCGGCTCTGCGGCCGCCTTGGCAGGTTTCGCCTTGGCCGCATACGCAGCGACCGGGAATCCGACACACACCATCGCGGCGATACCGGCCACGACACCATTACGCAACACTCGAGCCAAGGGCTTCATTCCTGCTTCCTTAACGACCGTAGAATGCCAAAGTTTCATTATAAGACCCTTCTGCCCGGACGACCCGGGCCGGGATTCCGACATTGCGTCAAGATTTTTCCTCAGCGGACGTTATAGATCCCGAACCCCGTGACAGGCACAAGGTAGCCCCATGCTCGCGCAACGTGTGATTCCTCTTTTCCTGCTCCTGAGCCTCGGCGCCTGCGAGCAGTTGAGCAACGCGCTCGACCTGCCCGACCCCCAGAAGACGGCCGCCCTTGCCGAAGCCGAGGGAAAGGCGATCGGCGGCGCCTGCCGGCACGCCGGCCGCTCGCTGGAAGACTGCTATGCCCTCAATGCCAAGGCGCAGAAGGCGGCCATCTTCGCGGGCTGGCGCGAGATGAACGACTACATGACACAGAACAACCTACCGAACGTACCGTCGCAGATCGCCCATCCCCAGGCACCGATCCCGCCGGCGGCCCAAGCGGCGGGTGGCGGCGCCCCTGTCGCAGCGGATGCGGGCATGGTCGCAGCACCCGTGGAAGATCGTGCGGCGAAGCGCCCGCGGGCGGCGCAGTAATGGGAATGTCATGAGCAGCCGGGCGCCGGATGCGTTCCGGCGCTTTGCGGCTCCTCCGCCGCGGCTTATCATCCGCGGCCATTCGATAACAGCACACAGCGCGGCAGTTCCCGCAGCGAGCCCCTCCCCATGTCCCTGACCCCGTCGCCGCGATCCGGCCTTGCCGCCAACGGCCTTCTTGCCCTTTGTCGGGCCGGCTTCGAGAAGGAAGCCGCAGCCGAACTCGATGAATTCGCCGCCGGACTCGGGCTGATGGGCTTCGTGCGCGCCCAGCCGGGTCAGGCGTTCGTCGTGTTCGAAACGCCCGAGCCGATTCCGTTCACGGAGCTCGCCGAGCGCTGCGACTGGCGCAGCCTGATCTTCGCCCGCCAGCTCCTGCCCTGGTTCGCGCGCATCACCGACCTGCCCGAGCGCGACCGCGCGACGCCCATCGTCGCCGCGGTGCGTGCGAGCGGCCAGCGCTTCGCCGACCTGCTGCTGGAAACGCCCGACACCGACGAGGCGAAGCAGCAGTCCGGCTTCTGCAAGCGCTTCACGGCGCCGCTGCAGCGCGAGCTCGACAAGGCCAACACCTTCCGCGAACGCGCGAAGGGCCTGCCGGCGCTGCACGTGCTGTTCGCCGACGCCCATACGGCCTGGCTGTGCGCCGCCCTACCGGGACGTGCCGCCCTGTGGCCGATGGGCGTGCCGCGCCTGCGCATGTTGCGCGAGGCGGCAAGCCGGTCGACGCTGAAGCTCGCCGAGGCGTTCTTCACGCTGCTCACCGAGGAGGAACGCAACGCCAGCCTGCGCCCGGGCCTGCGCGCCGTGGACCTCGGCGCCGCGCCCGGCGGGTGGACTTGGCAGCTCGCGCACAGGGGGCTGCGTGTCACGGCGATCGACAACGGCCCGATGGCACCGTCGGTGATGGCAACGGAGATGGTCGAGCACGTGCGTGCGGACGGATTCACGTGGCGACCGCCGCGCCCCGTCGAATGGCTGGTGTGCGACATGGTCGAGCAACCGACGCGCATCGCGGCGCTGGTCGCCGACTGGATCGGTACGGGCCGCTGCCGCAGGGCGATCTTCAATCTCAAACTGCCGATGAAGAAGCGCCTCGAAGCAGTCGAACAGTGCCGCGCAATCATCGCCAAGCGGGTCGGGCCACACGGGCCATTCGAGCTGCGCATGAAGCATCTGTACCACGACCGCGAAGAGATCACCTGCTACCTCGCGCTGCGCAATCCGGGCGGTGTCTGAGAGCGGGGTTCCGTCAAGGGCGACGCTGCCTGCATCGCAACAAACGGGCGCGATCATGCATGTATAATGCGCGCTTTAAAGCATCCGGCCTGCCGGTTGGCGCGAGCCCTTTCCGGAACCCCGACGTTCCGGTCTCAGTTCCTCCAGTCGCCTCTTCTGGCGTCGCGCCCGACGCGACAGGCCCCCATGGAAGATAGGCGCCTATGAGCTTCGCCGACCTCGGATTGAATCCCGAGTTGTTACGCGCTGTGGCCGATACCGGCTACACCACCCCTACCCCGATCCAGCAGCAGGCCATCCCTGTCGTGTTGTCCGGCCGCGACGTGATGGGCGGCGCCCAGACGGGCACCGGCAAGACCGCCGGCTTCACGCTGCCCTTGCTGCAGCGCCTTTCCCGCCACGCCAGCACCTCGACGAGCCCAGCGCGCCACCCGGTGCGCGCGTTGATCCTCGCGCCCACGCGCGAGTTGGCGATGCAGGTGTTCGAATCGGTAAAGACTTACAGCAAGTACGTCCCGCTGCGCAGCACCTGCATCTACGGCGGCGTCGACATGAAGCCGCAGATCCAGGAACTGCGCAACGGCGTCGAGATCGTGGTCGCCACGCCCGGACGCCTGCTCGACCATGTGCAGCAGAAGACGATCATGCTGAACCAGGTCGAGATGCTGGTGCTGGACGAGGCCGACCGCATGCTGGACATGGGCTTCATTCCCGACATCCGCCGCATCCTCGATCTGCTGCCGGCCTCGCGCCAGAGCCTGCTGTTCTCGGCGACCTTCTCGGACGAGATCAAGAAGCTCGCCGACCAGATGCTGAAGGAGCCGCAGCTGATCGAGGTCGCGCGCCGCAACATGGTGTCCGAAACGATCACGCACCGCGTGCACCCCGTGTCGGCCGGCCTCAAGCGCAACCTGCTGGCACACATCCTGCGCCACGAACCGGACACCCAGGCGCTGGTGTTCGTCGCAACCAAGATCGAATGCGGACGCCTTGCGCACTTCCTCGAGCGCCACGGTATCGCTGCCGACGCGATCCATGGCGACAAGGGACAGGCGCAGCGCACCGACACGCTCGAGGCGTTCAAGTCGGGCAAGCTGCGGGTGCTGGTGGCGACCGACGTCGCCGCGCGCGGGCTGGACATCGACGACCTGCCTTCGGTGATCAACTTCGAGTTGCCGCACACTGCGGAAGATTACGTGCACCGCATCGGCCGCACGGGCCGAGCGGGCCGCCAGGGCCGCGCGGTGTCGCTGGTGTGCTCCGAGGAGAAGCATCACCTCGCCGAGATCGAGAAGCTGATCAAGCTGCAGATTCCGCAGGAAGCCGTACCGGGCTTCGAGCCCGAACCCGACTTCCATGACGCCGGCGCGCGCGGCAGGGGTCGCCGCGGCCCGTCCGCGAAGACGTCCGATGCACCGCGCGAGCCGGCACCGCGCGAACCGGCACCGAGCGCCCGCAGCACGGCCCCCGCCCGAAACGCCGACACGCGGCGCCGCGGCAAGTCGACGATCGCCGCTGACGGTTTCGATTTCAGCAAGCCCTACGAGCCGACCACTCCCGTCGCAGCGACCGCCGCAAGCCTGCAACCGGCAGAAGCCGCGACCGACAAGCACGGTGCGCCGCCACGCCGTCACGTACGCCCCATCGCGGTCCTGCTGGGCGGACTGGGACGCAAGTAAGCCGCCCGGCAGGAGATTGCCGTCCGGCACGCGGCTGCGCGCAACGGACGGCAATCGGGTGGAATTGGGGGCGCCCTTGCCGCCTATTCGGCGCA
It contains:
- the rlmM gene encoding 23S rRNA (cytidine(2498)-2'-O)-methyltransferase RlmM, whose amino-acid sequence is MSLTPSPRSGLAANGLLALCRAGFEKEAAAELDEFAAGLGLMGFVRAQPGQAFVVFETPEPIPFTELAERCDWRSLIFARQLLPWFARITDLPERDRATPIVAAVRASGQRFADLLLETPDTDEAKQQSGFCKRFTAPLQRELDKANTFRERAKGLPALHVLFADAHTAWLCAALPGRAALWPMGVPRLRMLREAASRSTLKLAEAFFTLLTEEERNASLRPGLRAVDLGAAPGGWTWQLAHRGLRVTAIDNGPMAPSVMATEMVEHVRADGFTWRPPRPVEWLVCDMVEQPTRIAALVADWIGTGRCRRAIFNLKLPMKKRLEAVEQCRAIIAKRVGPHGPFELRMKHLYHDREEITCYLALRNPGGV
- a CDS encoding DEAD/DEAH box helicase, whose translation is MSFADLGLNPELLRAVADTGYTTPTPIQQQAIPVVLSGRDVMGGAQTGTGKTAGFTLPLLQRLSRHASTSTSPARHPVRALILAPTRELAMQVFESVKTYSKYVPLRSTCIYGGVDMKPQIQELRNGVEIVVATPGRLLDHVQQKTIMLNQVEMLVLDEADRMLDMGFIPDIRRILDLLPASRQSLLFSATFSDEIKKLADQMLKEPQLIEVARRNMVSETITHRVHPVSAGLKRNLLAHILRHEPDTQALVFVATKIECGRLAHFLERHGIAADAIHGDKGQAQRTDTLEAFKSGKLRVLVATDVAARGLDIDDLPSVINFELPHTAEDYVHRIGRTGRAGRQGRAVSLVCSEEKHHLAEIEKLIKLQIPQEAVPGFEPEPDFHDAGARGRGRRGPSAKTSDAPREPAPREPAPSARSTAPARNADTRRRGKSTIAADGFDFSKPYEPTTPVAATAASLQPAEAATDKHGAPPRRHVRPIAVLLGGLGRK